One window of Phoenix dactylifera cultivar Barhee BC4 chromosome 5, palm_55x_up_171113_PBpolish2nd_filt_p, whole genome shotgun sequence genomic DNA carries:
- the LOC120110937 gene encoding uncharacterized protein LOC120110937 — translation MALQGSSEAVLCKAFPATLRGTARLWFSGLKLSIVSSFEQLGMQLATNFAASRHQRRTSDSLLDIKQKEEESLEDYIDRFTAATWEVRELDQSTAMSALKTGARSKRFLFSIENNFPADFTEMLARARKYAKAITSRRSATEQASKKQKRRREESGRPRSRSPHREKNLSHLRSPPRQQAQP, via the coding sequence ATGGCattgcaagggtcctcggaggccgtgctctgcaaggccttccccgcAACACTCCGAGGgacagctcggctttggttctctggattAAAGTTGAGCATTGTGTCCTCCTTCGAACAGCTCGGTATGCAactcgccaccaactttgctgccagccgacatCAGCGGCGTACGTCGGACTCCCTTCTCGACATCAAGCAAAAAGAGGAAGAGTCCCTCGAAGACTACAtcgaccgcttcaccgccgcaacctgggaggttcgcgagctcgaTCAGTCAACAGCCATGTCAGCGTTAAAGACAGGAGCTCGCTCCAAgaggttcctcttctccattgagaacAACTTTcccgccgacttcaccgaaatgttggcccgagctcggaagtatgcgAAGGCTATCACCTCCAGACGAAGTGCGACCGAGCAGGCCTCGAAGAAGCAGAAAAGGCGCCGCGAGGAAAGCGGCCGCCCGAGAAGTCGGTCCCCCCATCGAGAGAAGAATCTATCGCATCTGAGGAGTCCACCTCGTCAACAGGCGCAGCCTTGA
- the LOC103718607 gene encoding pre-mRNA-processing protein 40A-like isoform X3, protein MASNSQFSGVQPLRPAVVRSAVPPQNFGPPMPMQFGHVVPAQQTHQFIPAASQQFRPVGQGVHGTNIGMPSDQTQMPHFSQPAHHLPPRSGPAAPPSSQAVPMPYVQPNRPMTSGTLQPQQNPQMPHNHLPNFGGVGMPLSSSYTFTTSYGQPQHTFNTPSQYQPASQMHAPVMPAVGQPWSTHGTQNVPLVTHLVQAAAQSSAAAGTVPTTNAQPSSAEQASSDWQVHTSDDGKRYYYNKKTRQSSWEKPFELMTPVERADASTDWKEFSTPDGRTYYYNKVTKVSKWIIPEELKLAREQALRAAAAQPCTETGAASAVPAAPVVSSGEIPPATASVTPEATYAVVSSPVSVSANAIVPPGVMASVSPSVAVVPSAGIPSSSSLGILNTVGASNPQTPVTPLLAPVPANTVVPTVAIEAALSNAKSNHDNSSLVNIASLPDGASAQDLEEAKKGMPVTGRSNAASLEEKTIDEEPFVYANKQEAKNAFKTLLESANVESDMTWEQAMRVIISDKRYGALKTLGERKQAFHEYLGQRKKQEAEERRIKQKKAREDFTRMLEECTELTSSTRWSKAVTMFENDERFNAVERARDREDLFESYLLDLLKKERAKAAEEHKQNIMDYRAFLESCDFIKANSQWRKVQDRLEDDERCSRLEKIDRLEIFQEYIHNLEKEEEEQRKKQKEQLRRQERKNRDEFRKLMEGHVAAGILTAKTHWRDYCMQVKDLPPYKAVASNTSGSTPKDLFEDVAEELDKQYHEDKVQIKEAIKIQKIALASSWMFEDLKVAISADDSLKGISEINMKLVFDELLERLREKEEKEAKKHQRLADNFSDLLYSIKEITASSGWEDCKSLFEDTQEYRSIGDENFVRGIFEEHVARLREKLKEKERKREEEKLRIMYQVTEARDFYM, encoded by the exons ATGGCCAGCAATTCACAGTTTTCTGGGGTACAG CCCCTTAGGCCTGCAGTGGTCAGGTCCGCAGTTCCACCTCAAAATTTTGGTCCACCAATGCCTATGCAG TTTGGACATGTGGTTCCAGCTCAACAAACACATCAGTTCATCCCAGCAGCCTCTCAGCAATTCCGACCTGTTGGGCAAGGTGTTCATGGTACAAATATTGGAATGCCTTCTGATCAAACTCAAATGCCCCATTTTTCTCAACCTGCACACCATTTACCTCCAAGATCAGGCCCAGCAGCACCACCATCTTCACAAGCAGTTCCAATGCCATATGTTCAGCCAAACAGGCCTATGACATCTGGGACACTGCAGCCCCAGCAAAATCCTCAGATGCCACACAATCATCTGCCTAATTTCGGTGGCGTAGGAATGCCTCTTTCTTCATCTTATACA TTTACGACGTCTTATGGCCAGCCACAACATACATTCAACACCCCATCCCAATATCAACCAGCATCTCAGATGCATGCACCTGTTATGCCTGCAGTCGGACAACCTTGGTCTACACACGGGACTCAGAATGTACCTCTTGTTACACATTTAGTGCAGGCTGCAGCACAATCTTCAGCTGCGGCAGGCACAGTTCCT ACAACAAATGCACAACCTAGCTCAGCTGAACAGGCCTCTTCTGATTGGCAAGTGCACACATCTGATGATGGAAAAAG ATATTATTACAATAAGAAGACCAGACAGTCTAGCTGGGAGAAGCCCTTTGAGTTGATGACACCTGTTGAG AGGGCCGATGCTTCGACTGATTGGAAGGAATTCAGCACTCCAGATGGACGAAC ATACTATTATAACAAGGTCACAAAGGTATCCAAATGGATAATTCCTGAGGAGCTCAAG CTAGCTCGTGAACAAGCATTAAGGGCTGCAGCTGCGCAGCCATGTACAGAAACTGGTGCAGCTTCTGCTGTCCCAGCTGCTCCAGTTGTTTCGTCTGGGGAGATCCCTCCTGCCACAGCTTCTGTGACTCCTGAAGCAACATATGCAGTAGTATCAAGCCCAGTTTCAGTGTCAGCCAATGCTATTGTACCTCCAGGTGTGATGGCTTCAGTATCGCCATCTGTTGCTGTTGTACCATCTGCTGGAATCCCTTCTAGTTCCTCTTTGGGAATTCTAAACACAGTTGGCGCATCAAATCCTCAGACACCTGTAACTCCATTACTGGCACCTGTTCCTGCAAATACAGTGGTTCCTACTGTTGCAATAGAAGCTGCATTATCTAATGCAAA GAGTAATCATGACAATTCCTCTCTTGTAAATATTGCAAGTTTGCCTGATGGAGCTTCTGCTCAGGATTTGGAG GAAGCTAAGAAGGGTATGCCGGTTACTGGAAGAAGCAATGCCGCTTCATTGGAGGAGAAAACAATTGATGAAGAACCTTTTGTTTATGCTAATAAGCAG gaggcaaaAAATGCATTCAAAACCCTACTGGAATCTGCAAATGTTGAATCTGATATGACTTGGGAGCAG GCAATGAGAGTTATTATTAGTGACAAGAGATATGGTGCGTTAAAGACACTTGGTGAGAGGAAACAAGCATTTCATGAG TACTTGGGGCAAAGGAAAAAACAGGAAGCTGAGGAACGGCGCATTAAACAGAAGAAAGCACGAGAAGACTTCACCCGAATGTTGGAA GAATGTACAGAACTTACTTCGTCAACCCGGTGGAG TAAAGCTGTCACCATGTTTGAGAATGATGAACGATTTAATGCTGTTGAGCGGGCAAGAGATCGTGAGGATCTATTCGAAAGCTATTTGCTGGATCTCCTGAAGAAG GAAAGAGCAAAGGCTGCTGAGGAGCATAAGCAAAACATAATGGACTATAGAGCTTTTCTTGAATCATGTGACTTCATTAAG GCAAACAGTCAATGGAGGAAAGTTCAAGACCGGTTGGAGGATGATGAAAGATGTTCTCGACTTGAAAAAATTGATCGTTTGGAGATCTTCCAG GAGTATATACATAATttggagaaggaagaggaggagcagCGAAAGAAACAGAAG GAGCAATTAAGACGGCAGGAACGCAAAAACCGTGATGAGTTTCGCAAGTTAATGGAAGGACATGTTGCTGCTGGAATTCTTACAGCTAAAACTCACTGGCGTGATTACTGTATGCAG GTGAAGGATTTGCCACCATACAAAGCAGTAGCATCAAACACATCGGGTTCAACGCCAAAAGATCTGTTTGAGGATGTTGCAGAGGAACTTGACAAGCAG TACCATGAAGACAAGGTCCAGATCAAAGAAGCAATCAAGATCCAAAAG ATTGCTTTGGCATCTTCATGGATGTTTGAAGACTTAAAGGTTGCCATTTCGGCTGATGATAGCCTAAAAGGAATATCTGAGATAAACATGAAG CTTGTTTTTGATGAGTTACTGGAAAGGCTtagggagaaggaggagaaagaggctaaaAAGCACCAACGTCTTGCAGATAATTTCTCTGACTTGCTTTACTCAATTAAG gaaataactgcTTCATCAGGATGGGAGGACTGCAAATCACTGTTTGAAGACACTCAAGAATACAG GTCCATTGGTGATGAGAATTTTGTGAGAGGGATTTTTGAAGAACATGTTGCCCGCTTGCGAGAAAAGTTGAAAGAGAAGGAGCGTaagagagaagaggaaaag